Proteins found in one Zea mays cultivar B73 chromosome 1, Zm-B73-REFERENCE-NAM-5.0, whole genome shotgun sequence genomic segment:
- the LOC109941373 gene encoding uncharacterized protein, with product MAPVAAPLPLPASSLSSLYLSSTPPETSTSFPVLPLSAVDLSPRRRPPLLPWPSPARRTRPRLTPAGPLLVVASVPCRRQAARRDARGRLDVIPCSVRRPEAVPASPGPSCSCCAVSRAKAVWLSLLRAQSPTVVAPCFSETDCVVEDPNTFEDDTQDDFVQETDCVVEDPNTFEDDTQDDFVQGKWILPLHILFVPTHCI from the exons CTCGACACCGCCGGAGACCTCGACGTCGTTCCCCGTCCTCCCCTTGAGCGCCGTCGACCTTTCCCCGCGTCGGCGACCTCCTCTGCTGCCTTGGCCGAGCCCTGCCCGACGAACTCGACCGCGGCTGACCCCTGCCGGTCCTCTGCTCGTCGTCGCCTCTGTTCCTTGTCGCCGGCAAGCAGCTCGTCGTGACGCCCGTGGCCGCCTCGACGTCATCCCCTGCTCCGTTCGACGACCCGAGGCCGTCCCTGCCTCCCCTGGGCCTTCGTGCTCGTGCTGTGCCGTGTCACGCGCCAAAGCCGTCTGGTTGTCCCTTCTTCGTGCCCAAAGCCCCACGGTCGTGGCTCCCTGCTTCTCTG AAACTGATTGTGTGGTAGAGGACCCAAATACGTTTGAAGACGACACGCAGGACGATTTtgtgcaag AAACTGATTGTGTGGTAGAGGACCCAAATACGTTTGAAGACGACACGCAGGACGATTTtgtgcaaggcaagtggattctccctctgcatattctgtttgtacctactCATTGCATATAA